GCGCGACAGCGAATGGCAGTTTTGAATGTTCCTTATGTAACACGGAAAAACCCCCCCTCCGGTAAGCTAAGTAGATTCAGTCTGCGTTCGATACTACTCAACTAGGTTCCCCCGAGGTCAAGCGCGGGGTTGACGGCTTCTGCGCGTGTGCCGCGAGCTGTTAGACTTCCAAGGTTATGGCTTTCCCAAAGAAAACCAAGTTTTCGGACGAAGTGAGGAACACACGTCTTTCTCCCGCAGCTATGGTCTCTAGAAAAGCGACGTATAAACAGAAACTCGACAAATCGTGTTTTTAAACGGTATGGGTGGGGGTTGAACCGTGGAGGCAGACCGCCTTCTCGCGGTCTGTTCCGCGGTACCCGCACCTATTGAAGTGATCCAAGTGGGAATTCCCCGGTAACACTGTCATATTACTCATCGCATGCGTATGAggtgaaggaaaagaagacagccCAAAtaaagcgaagaaaaggcaacAGGCAAGACGACCCCTCGGCGTAGTAGAGCACCAATACCGAGTGAAGGGGTTCTCGACGGGTCTGTTCTGCCCGAGAGGGACCAGCGGTTTTCGGGGTCTCACAGCTCTCAAATGGTGTCTTTTCGAGACAGCTCCCTCGGCTTTTAGAAACTCGAATGTAAACAAAGTGCAAACACATGCACGCACCGAGTCTCCGGGTAACCTCTCGAGAAATTCCATACCACTCACGTGTAGCCAAAACAAGGTCAAcccgaggcgagagagcgatCTCAGGACGGCGCATACGAGGCGGAAGGCACAATTCCCCACGTCGTTTTCCACACTGCCGACCCGGAAGGGGCGGTGTTCCTGCCCCCTTCGTTTTGAGacgaaaaggcagaagaaatgGGAGAGAGGCGTAAATCAAAAGCCAGAGAAAAGCGCCAAAGATGGTAGTTGACAGGTTTACAAGCAGCCTTTTTGTGTTAAGGCTGCAGGGCATCAACTGCGGAGCGAGGGCGcaagggggggggggcatCGGCGTATATTCGGTTTGAATGCATTGTTGCGACGAAAGGTCACCAGAGGGCGGTGTGAAGAGCAGTGTGGTAAAGATTTCCTCTTTAGcgcaaggaaagaaaggcgagtCTCTCGTTAAGAACAGCAAAACGGAAAGCAAGGGAGGAGGGTCTGCTAGTGAACGCAGGGAAATAGGAGGTCGAGTGAAGATAGAGAGATCTGCACAAATGTGTATTTGCATGTAAAATACGTTTGGCTGCATTTGTCGCCAGCTTCCATCTAGCAGAAGTCCATCCTCGCCTTTTGTGCTGTCTTAACGTCGACTCGTGGCTACTCTGAGTAGGCCTTTCCGGTTCGCTGCCCTGAAAGTCGCATCGAGGTGTGTCGTCGTtcgaaaggagaaacggaacTGTTTTCTCGCGATTCTGAGGTCGACAAATTCTGCGTTATCCGGTTCCTTTTGTTTTCCCCAGCTTCGCTGCGTGTTTAATCGTTGCGTCTTTTCGTCACTGGCCTACGTACAATTCGGCTCTCAGCGTTGCCTCGCGGAACACCGTGatgcagagaggcggcaggcgAAGCCTAGCGACCAGAGTGTGCAGCAGATGCCCCCCGTTGTTTGCAAGAAAAGCCtcgtttttgttttttcttcccttcctcttctcctctgtccaACCTACTTTAATTGCGAACTGTCTGAACTGAAGAGCAACTCGACAGCGTGTTTGCGGCAAAGCGAGAATCGCTGCACCCTCTGTCCACTTTTGAGACCTCCCGTCGAAAATTCTACCAAAGTGGAGGTTTCTCCTACCGACGACAAACAACAAAGCCGAACTTTCTTTTCGGTCTCCTCGAGAAAAACCGCCTTTCTTCGACACGCCTGCCTACGTTATCTGGCGCTACACACATGCTtccgcctttcctctgtgtgtcttctgaTTCCGCCGCAATCCGACACTGTAGTGGTAAACATTTCTTCGAACGTgtgcttctgtctttttgcACACGCCATATCACTTCGCATTGGTCTTGACATCCGTACAGATTTTGCACGTGTTTCTTACGGGAAAGCCAAATTTGGAACGGCAGATTCACCGACTCTCGCCCACCGGTTCCTTTCCCCTGTTCTGCTTGCGCGGTTTCGGAGTCTTCTGCCCGACGAAAGAGGCCACGCGGCCATTTcgagttttctttttttcccttCTAGGCGACACTATCTTTGCCGTTCTCCCTACTCTCGTCTTGCGTGTCCTTCCCTGTGGCTTTCATTCCCcgtcctctgcctcgcctgtctcagcagtgcgagaaaaaaaccgTGGTGCCCCGTCTGAGTGTTCTTCAGCAGTCTTTAGAAAATGGAAACCGTTATCGGCATCCGCGGTCGCGATTTTGCCCTGGTGGCCTGCGATCGGTATGCAAACTCGAGCATTCTTCGCAtgaaggacgacgaagacaaaCTCTTGCTGGTCGATGACGACAAAGTGATGGGTTTCGCCGGACAAATCGGTGACCGGCTCCAGTTCGGCGATTACATCCAGAAAAACATCCACCTCTACCGATTCAGAAACAACAAGAAACTCGGTTGCGCTGCCGCAGCGAACTTCACGCGCCAGCAACTCGCGTACTACCTGCGAAGAAGTCCGTACCACGTCGATGTCATGCTCGCGGGCTACGACGAGGTACGGCGAAAGGGAAAAACTTTTTtcaggaaacgaaaggacgcaaaaaacaggaaagaaacagaaaagtgGTGGGGAAGGTAGGAATGCTGCGAACCTAGCTGACGGGGGAGAGACTGGGGTGTGTAggttcttttttcttgcgCCCATATCTCCTTTTTGCAGCTCTTCCCCGTCTATGTTGCCGTTTAAAACGGCTTTGTCTCTTTGGCACTCTGCTATTTCGTATCCGGCACTTTAATAAACCGTTGAGGGACTGGGCAAACTTCACGCTGTTCTTCCAAGCATGCGCGTAGCTTCTCCTGGATCTCTGCGTGCGGTCTTTTCACTCTTTTGTTCTTCAGATGGGGCCTCACCTTTACTGGATGGATTACCTGGCCTCGATGGTGTCGGTGAATAAGGCGGCGCACGGCTACGCGGCCTATTTTTTGGGGGGGCTTCTAGATCGCTACTACCACCCCGAGTTgacggaagaggaggcgcTCAAGATCATCGAAATGTGCAAGAAGGAGCTCATGACGCGCTTTATCGTTTCGCAAGCTTCCTTCAGAGTGAAAGTTGCAACCAAGGAAGGGATCCGCACCCTCGATATCTAGATGCAAACGGCACAAAACGAACACTGGCTGTGAGTCAACCCCACAGCTACAGTCGGCTCTTCCTCAGCCTACACGCAGAGATGCGCACACACATTCAGATAGATACTCTACAGACACACATTCCGTTGTTTTTCGGACGGCCGATTCCGGGTAGAGttctgaggaagaagtcgtCAGTCTCGATGACAAGTCAGAGAGTTGAAATAAACGACAATTGAGAGGGACTTGTCACGTCTCATTCGGCTGTAGGCTCAGGCTGGCGAGTCGCAGTCGGTGCGGCGGGAATTACTCTCTGAAAGAAATCAGAAACTCCATGGGACGAAAATGCAACGGGGGGACACGGCTACAAAGTAACAGAGGTGGCGCCCTTTGATCGTGCAGAAGGGGTCTTGCGTTTTACCTTTTGGTTCAAGAGAAAAAGGTGGAGGGGGATAATGTGGTGGGAGACGTCGAGAATTTCGTCTATCATCGTCATTTTTTTCGGATCTCGAAGGgggaaaagtggaagagagagttCCTCCCTAGGCCCATCGACGCCTTCGTATCCATGGACACAAGCACCTTTGTAAGGACGTGAAAAAACTCATTATGTTTCTTCGTTGTTTCCCCTGGTAGTGCGCGCACACACAGAGGGCTTCCCTCCTGTGTGGCTGCGTCCACAGGATGGACCGGAAAGGCGCTGACCTCCCTCAACTTTTCCCCACGTTTTCCTGCAAAGTTCGTTTTTCGAGGGCAACTCAAAACCCCGCAAAAATAATATTCCTCTACCAAGCACAGAACAAAGGTATTGTCGCTGATGTTTGCGCCAAACACATCCGTGTTCTCTGGCAGAGTCCAGTACCAATGAACTTGGATGTGCttatctcataactggagtcaaATAGAGATACATTTGCAGATTCTCTAAACTTATTCCATCTGAAACTAagtttctttgttctctaTAGAGTATGACAGAACGTCGGACTGAACCTGTTACAACTAAATCATGGATGTAATTTTTTCAAAACCACGTGTTAAAGAGGTGAAGTAACAATGTCATTTAACGAAGCCAAGCGCAAGTTGTTGATTCGACGAAAGTGCTCCAGGACTGGACGATGAAAAAGACCCAGCAAGGGTCAGAAGAGCTATAGTAGCGGTAGGCTGTGAAACACGCGTATCCATCAGCGGATGCAAAGCTTTTGGCAAAAGGGAAATATTGTAACGTGAGTAGgtgaggaaaggagaaagcggaggaGGAAAAACCTTCAGTGGCTATGTTTCAGGGGATGTAAACGCTGTCTTTGATAGTAAGCCCCTTATATTTCCACTTTGGACATGCGAAGAAAGTGTTTGCTTCACCTAAAGACCTACAATACAAACCCTCTATGTGAAGCTGAAAGTGTCACAACTTCCTTTGCCCGGGGAATTAATGCATGTTTTTCCACTGATGGGAGTGAAGGAAACCTCACCGTAAAGCAGTCGGAAAAGCCGACTCCAAGAGGGCCACGATCAGGGATGCTTGTAGGGAGGAGAATGAGGCTGATTAGACGATCCAGTGACTCGAACGATCACCTGCATCCCATCTACCGAGATGAGGATTTAAATCTGTAGACCGAATGGAACACTGTTTACCATGTGGGTTCGCCCAAAAGACACACTCTCGTTTCCTGAAGCGAACATGCCACGGCTTCGTAGTTTCACTTACTCTGTGAGCCTCTGCATATGTCATTTGTTCGGTGCTAACCCAGACAGAAACCCAGAAACCATTTTAGCGAGCCGAGCGCGGTACAGAACAATGCTACAAGCAAAGCTAGTTTGTAGAAATCTAGGAACGCCATTTTAGAGCGTGTAACAcgtctagcttcagttggTATCTGACTGGTAGTGCATATGTCGTTTTGCCGACAGGCAACGTGGTCGTTGAAGAGGTCAGTTTGTTTTACCGCGGAAGCGGGTCTCTTACTGCCCATGTGTTCCCGCGTGTGAGAGTGTTCAAGCACCGCAGTTCAGCGGCGCAGACAGCATTCACAATTGTTGGATATCGGCAAGAATGTTACGAGAAAAGGCCTTTTTTCGGTTGGTTGGTTCCTCGAAGTTGGGCAGAAAAAACGCCCTTCTTTGACGCGTCGTCTCCCTTGAATGTCGTAAACACCGttcaggaaacagaaacctTTGTGAGAAGCaagttttttctccctcttaGCTTCCAAGATGTATCCCGATTAGGTCGTCGCACACGTTCAAAGATACAAAAAAACAAGCGAGAATGCGGGAAGAGTTCCGCCGAGGgagtttcttcctctgtctctgcacaaCCCGGACTCACTGACACAAACATGCACGCTTCCAAGGCGGGAAACCTCCTGACAAGGAAACGGGAACACAACTCTACAGGTTCTGTCTAGCTGTGCACATACAGCgtatatacgcatatgtCCCAGCTTAGGAAtacagaaagaggaagatagagaaacaaagaaaagatGGCAGAGAAGAATGTAGTTAAGAACTGTGGCGGGGAAGGCGCGCCGCGGTAACTTTCCCGTACTATTAACTTGGGGGTGAAGCCCGGCCGCGTATccccagaggagacaaaaaaaTCAGGTTCCGAGAAAGCGGCGGTGCAGACGCACGTCTTGGTTCGATTCTTTCTCCCGGTGTGCACGCCAAGGAGAAAACAAATCAGGCGTGCAGTGTGACAACAGTATCAGAAGTTCCCTcttggagaaaaagaaaaaagaaatcTTCCTCGATATGCACCTTCCCACGAATCAACAAACAAATGCACACACAATGCCACCACGCATCTGCCTATATCCATGTGGCGGTGTGAGGCATGGGTTTCTGAAGAGCTGTGCCGTAACGGACTCGAAACCTCGTCAACATGCACGACGACCCACCAGCTGGGGTGTGCGTACACCTAGGCTTTCGTACAGAAGCACCCCGAACCAGCTTTAGCGGACTCGTTCAAATACTTCAGTTTGTCCTCGGCACATGTGCGTCCTTTGTGCGCGCGAATGTACTGTGGCCACGATAAAATGCCACAATCGCTCACTTCtcccacaagagacagaagggaaagagacaaagtgAATCTTTCCCGAAAACTCCAGCAAAGCACTGGGGGAAGAAAGCGGTGAACAGGAAGACGAGTCACAGggaggaaaaagcaaagatATCAGGATTCAAAAGCCAAACGTACCCGTTCCACGTTTCAGGAACGAGTGCGCCCTCGACATGCATTGAATGAAAACACAAAAGAACTGCCCTCGTTCTGTCAAGCTGACACATCTCCAGGACTTCACCGGAAAGAGACACGCGGTCTCTGTCGGGGAACATCCTACATCCTCTTCGTGGAACAGACCCTCTACCCCGGACAGAGCACGCGTGTCTAGATGCGGTGACGTGCGTGGTTTTCTCCCGCGAGACAAATACAAGAAAAGACAATACAGGgtcaaagaaaaacaactgAGACCATCTGAAAACAAGATATGGGGCAAAAGACGAAACATGACAAGATGCATAGTGTCCCCCTGCTGCCTGAACAGAAGTGGGACGCCACAAGCTACGTAAGTCGAAATCTTGgcggttctctctctctgtccctcgACAAAAGATTTCTGTATCCTTTTCCAAGGCTTTCCCTTGAACGTTCCCAAACGAAAACCAAATTTCCGTGTCCCGCACGCACAGACGCCcatgcgtttcgctctcttcaaATAGCTCCTTCTGATCTGCGCTGAACGGCGAGGTCTTCTGTTCGGTTCTCttcgacacagaaaaactcacagcgagagaagaaagaggccgCAACCGAGCATCATCccggtctcttcttccccgcggCACATGTCCTGGAGCCACAGACATGAAACCTTCGCGTCGCGGaagagtctccttcctctgtaTGGCTGCGCCTCCCTCTCGCAGTCTGCTTCATTTGCACACCCGACACCTGCTTCGCCGGCTCGAGTTCCGCGCACGCGTCCCCCCCTGGTTTTTCCACTGAAAAGCCGATAACTgcttcctttgtttctccaTCCAACGACCCCCCCCTTTGCAAGCCACCCTCCACCCACAACGGCTTCGCTGCCTATAAATTTTCTCGATTTTCCTggttcgcgttcttctctggctCCGGAGAGACGTTCCGCATCCGCCGGCCCTCGATCGAAGCTCTCTCGGCGCGTTTCAGCTCCTTCTGGAGCGCTGTGATCGCGTATAAGCCAAGGCTCGTCGAGAGACCCGGGGCCCTGGGCGGCAGCGCTCGCTCCTCGGGGCCTCGTGCGGGGTCTCTGCCACATGTGCGGGCCTGGAGGCTCCGCGTGCGGCGTCGCTCTCCTAGGGCCTCTTCGTCCCGCtcatctctttcctctcggccGCGTCGCGCGTTTTTCGCCCCCATCGCGCCCGTCACGGCTTCGATGAAGGTCGCCGGTGCGCCGACCGCGAGGGCCTTCGCCTTCAAGTTCGCGGCTGCGCACTCGGCCCAAATTTCGGCGTGGAACTGGAGGAGCTCAAGGACCTTTTTGTGTGAGGGAAGCGTCAGGCGAGAGAGCACCCACTCGGCCGCCATGCGGTCAGGCAAGCTGCATCCGCTGCCGGAGAGACCCGTAGCCGCGCTCTTCAGGCCCTGGGACGACAGACCCGCACCCGAGTACCCggaggaagacagcagcGTGTCCATCGCGTTGCGGACCTTCAGCCACTTGTGCAACAGCATAGACTGACAGCGACGGACCAGCCGGCAGCCCGTGGAGGCCCCGGAGGCGATGAAGGCGCGCGTGGCGGCGAGGCGACCCGCGggcgacagcggagagaTTTCGGTCGCGGAGAGCTGGGGAAGGAGCGCGATTTGACAGGCGGCCGACGCCACAATCGAGGGCTTGAAGCCGAGACAAATGCGGCGGTCCAGTTGGCCCAAACGTACCAGCAATTGCGCAATCAGGCGCGCCATGTCCGGCTCGTTGCTCCCGCTGATGCGCAGGCGCAGGGCGAAGGGCGACGACGGAGATAGACTCCTCGTCGCGCTTGCCTCGTCTCCGccctcggcgtctccgcatAGAGACACCGCGGAGCAGCGACGCGACGACGCAGCCGTCTCACGCCCGGAAAGCGAGAGTCGGTGGgggtccttcttcgcctcggaCTCCCGCCCGACCTCGCCGCTGACCGACGCTCGGCGTCTGGGATCGAGAGGCGAAAACTTGGACAGTGAGGCCCCACTCTGGACGCGGCCCGGACTCGCGAGTTCCGCCTCCTGACTGTCGTGGCTGCCCTCACAGTCCTCGCGCCGCGGTGTCCTGGTGTCGAGAACCAATGGCGGCCGCCGTTGGCGCTCGTTCACGTGGGCGAACTGGACCGCAACGTTGAGGAGCGCCTCTGTTAGTTCGGAAATCGGAGTCACAGACACGTTTCCTGCGGGGGGCACGTGGGAAATGATTTTCCGTTCGATTTGCATCAACTTCTGCTTCAAGACCGTcgcggagagcagagacgaggtCCAACTCTGGCGCAGCAGTCCAGTGGCTTGCTGCTTCCAGGCTTCCAGGACTGCGGAGTAGTCGTACGCGTGGATAGCCTCGACTCTGTccgcgaagcagaagcaggtGATCGCTATCAGCTGGTTCAGCAGCAGAGTGTTCATCATTGCGCCGCCCCTCTGGCTGCTCCCCGCCAGCGCGCTCAACCCGTGCAGCGGGTGCATGCGGTGCTCTGCGCTCAAGCCGTACTGCAAGTCATTCTGGTGTACGACATGCATGAAGCGGTCGAAGAGCTGAATCGCGATTGCGACCGTCGCGGCGGCTCGCGGGCTGAGAGGATCCGAGCCCGGTGTCGTCTTCTTGCTGTCAGGCTTTTGGGACTCGTTCGAAGCCGATGAATTCTGAGTCAGATGGGCCGCCACTTGGTTCAGGATGCACATGAGCGAGTCGCGGGTCTCCGGCGAGATCCGCTTGCTCGTCGCCGTGTAGTCGGTCGCAGGGTGCGCCTTGTCGGCCTTGTACGCCGCCTGGTCGTAGCTGAACTGGGCAAGGCGCGAGTTGTGGGTGTTGTCGACTCCAAAGTCCTCGCCGAACGCGTCTGCTGTGTCGCACATGACCAGCCGGCAACAGTCCACTAGATTCAAAAAGTCGAGACGCGCAGGCAGCGGCCCTGTCGCCTTCGGACCCATGCACGCGCCTTCGCTCCTCGTGCGGAGCGGGGCGGCCAGAGCATGAGGCGCCTCCGCCGTGTTCGGCgccttgttctctgtctGGACGTCGGCTGGCTCCagtcccttcttctcgctgtccgCCGGCTTCACGGTCGC
This portion of the Toxoplasma gondii ME49 chromosome III, whole genome shotgun sequence genome encodes:
- a CDS encoding proteasome subunit beta type 2, putative (encoded by transcript TGME49_254900), producing the protein METVIGIRGRDFALVACDRYANSSILRMKDDEDKLLLVDDDKVMGFAGQIGDRLQFGDYIQKNIHLYRFRNNKKLGCAAAANFTRQQLAYYLRRSPYHVDVMLAGYDEMGPHLYWMDYLASMVSVNKAAHGYAAYFLGGLLDRYYHPELTEEEALKIIEMCKKELMTRFIVSQASFRVKVATKEGIRTLDI
- a CDS encoding hypothetical protein (encoded by transcript TGME49_254910), producing MSPNTTSLPQQGALLAGVAAAGPAPGLGRSVVSAGSTSRRTASASSFLSQRLGESFRFLPQSSAAATSKRTRQFLQTLASSSSLASHEGQAALTSAADSKAAVLSGVSASSLRSETCAVSDVRAAKQQKLVSRPCVAPVQANSQGAGDVFPSSAFAFGSNGPLGPQPEKITPPPLSFVPSVSRGRTQQAGGAPDSSFGVSKSVLSLTSRNVPAATRGSSPSPAAALLATVKPADSEKKGLEPADVQTENKAPNTAEAPHALAAPLRTRSEGACMGPKATGPLPARLDFLNLVDCCRLVMCDTADAFGEDFGVDNTHNSRLAQFSYDQAAYKADKAHPATDYTATSKRISPETRDSLMCILNQVAAHLTQNSSASNESQKPDSKKTTPGSDPLSPRAAATVAIAIQLFDRFMHVVHQNDLQYGLSAEHRMHPLHGLSALAGSSQRGGAMMNTLLLNQLIAITCFCFADRVEAIHAYDYSAVLEAWKQQATGLLRQSWTSSLLSATVLKQKLMQIERKIISHVPPAGNVSVTPISELTEALLNVAVQFAHVNERQRRPPLVLDTRTPRREDCEGSHDSQEAELASPGRVQSGASLSKFSPLDPRRRASVSGEVGRESEAKKDPHRLSLSGRETAASSRRCSAVSLCGDAEGGDEASATRSLSPSSPFALRLRISGSNEPDMARLIAQLLVRLGQLDRRICLGFKPSIVASAACQIALLPQLSATEISPLSPAGRLAATRAFIASGASTGCRLVRRCQSMLLHKWLKVRNAMDTLLSSSGYSGAGLSSQGLKSAATGLSGSGCSLPDRMAAEWVLSRLTLPSHKKVLELLQFHAEIWAECAAANLKAKALAVGAPATFIEAVTGAMGAKNARRGREERDERDEEALGERRRTRSLQARTCGRDPARGPEERALPPRAPGLSTSLGLYAITALQKELKRAERASIEGRRMRNVSPEPEKNANQENRENL